The sequence below is a genomic window from Haloferax mediterranei ATCC 33500.
TGTCGCCGAGACGTTCGAAGAACTCGACGCCGAAGTCGGACTGGAGCACCTCAAGTGCGTCCACCTGAACGACTCGAAACACGAGTGCGGCACCAACAAGGACGAACATGCCCATATCGGCAAGGGTCTCATCGGCGAGGAGGGAATGCGCGCGTTCATCAACCACGATGCCATCGTCGACAACGACGTCCCGCTCGTGCTGGAGACGCCGACGGAAAACGGCAAGAGCTACGAGTGGAACATCGAGCGCGTCCGCGAGTTCCGCGCCGACAAGAATTAATAGATAACTAATATATCGAACAACGGTTATCGGGGGCGCTTTCTAACTGTCATCTGAATGTCCCAAGTCCACGACACTCACTCTCGCTGGACTCGACGTACCGTCCTCCGTCGTGCTGCGGCAGTTCCCCTGACCGCCGCCGTCGCTGGTACAGCGCGTGCTGAGTCGTCGGTGAACGCGCGAGTTGCCACGCTGAACCTCGGTCTCGGCGTGAGTCTCGCGCCATTTCTATCTACGGACGACGAAACGGAGCGACGTCACGTCGTCGGCAATCTATACGAGTCCGTCGAAGCGAGCAACGTCTCCCGACGGATGGCTGTTCTGGCGGAGGAACTCGTCGCTGTCGAGGCTGACGTCATCGCACTCCAAGAGGCCGCGTTGGTCTCCGCCGCCGACGAGGGCACCGTCGATTTCCTCGACGAACTGACGGCAGCACTCAATGACGGTAATAGCGACTACCGCGTCGCCGCGGTATCCGAGACGACAGTTGTCTCACTCCCGGGAATCATCGACGAAGAGCAGACGACTGTCAGCCTCCACGACAGGGACGCCATCCTCGTTCGGGAGGGAATCGAAGCGACCGAGCTTCAAGGTGGTACCTTCGAATCCACACTCGAGGTGTCACTCGGCGACGAGGACGACGAGTCGATTCAAATCTCGCGTGGGTTCGCCGCCGTGACGGTTTCTATCTCTGACGGGTCAGCGTTCACCCTCGCTTCGACACACCTCGAACGAGCGAGCCAATCGGTTCGAACCGAACAGGCGACCGAACTCACCAACTGGGCCGAGGCGCGTGACGGCCCACTCGCCCTCGCTGGTGATATGAACGCGACCCCGGGCGACGAACCCTACGAAGGGATTGCAGCAGCTTTCGAACCAGTGACTTCGGACGTTGGACCGACATGCTGTTGGAGCGGTGACCTAACCAGTGGCGAACTGACTAGAACGGTCGACCACGTCTTCGTACGCGGACTCGAAGCGTCCGAACCCGCTCGCTTCGCCTACAGCGAGGACGTTCGAATAGAAACCTCGGGTGGCGACCGGTGGCCGTCGGACCACGCGGGTGTCGTCGTGGCTATCGAGGCTTCGACCAGCGAAACGGCATCCCCGAAAGCGACGTCCACGGAAACGACGACAGGACGGCCCTCACCCAAGCAATCGCAGACGAGTACTGTCACGGCTTCGACTTCGACGAGTGCTCCCGGATTCGGTCTCTTGGCAGCGATGTTTGCGCTGGCCGCTGCCGCTGTCCGTGCTCGACGAAGCGACTAACTGGTGCCCTTCTGCGTTCACCACACCGACTGATTTTTGCCTCACCATGCCCGAATCCGGGTGTGCGACGCTTTTCGGAATCGTACCTCCAACGGACGCGGGAGGGGATGTGGGACGACTCGCGCACCGCCCTCACCGATTTAGACCTCGACGGACGCGACCGCATTCTCGACGTTGGGTGTGGCACAGGCGAGTTTTCGCGTGTCCTCTCCGAGTCATCCACCGCCGAGGTCGTCGGCGTTGACGCCGACACTGACTTGCTCTCGGTTGCAGCCGAGCGTCCGAGAATCGAGGTCGTCACTGGCGATGCAACGCGCCTCCCGTTTGCCGAAGACAGTTTCGACCTCGTCGTCTGTCAGGCGCTTCTCGTGAACCTTCCCGACCCGGCGGCCGCACTGTCGGAGTTCGCCCGCGTGTCGTCCGACCTCGTCGCCACGGTCGAACCCGACAACGCCGCCGTCGGTGTCGACTCGACGGTCGATTCGGAAGTTCCGCTCGAACGCCGCGTCAGGGATGCTTTCCTCGACGGAGTCCGGACCGACGTGGCACTCGGCGAGCGCGTGACGGACCTGTTTTCCGACACCGGGCTGTCGGTCCTCGGAACCCGACGCTACCACCACCGAAAACTAGTCGAACCGCCGTACGACGAGTACGACGTTCGGAGCGCGGCACAGAAAGCGACCGGGGAAGGACTCGACCGTCACGAGGCGGACCTTCGACGGGGTCTCAGCGGTGACGATTCGTACGAGTCAGTTCGGCGCGAGTGGCGACAGATGGGCCGCGAAGTCGTCCAACAGATTCGCGACGGTGAGTACCGACGGGCCGAAGTCGTCCCGTTCGACGTGACGACCGGGCGAGTGTGAATCTGAGATATCTCTTCTGGGCGAGTACGTAGTTAGTAGGGCCGGCTAGGGAGTTACTGAGTTAGCAGAGCCGACTACGTGAGTTACTGAGTTAGTAGAGCCGACTACGTGAGTTACTGAGTTAGTAGAGCCGAGTGCGTAAGAGAGCGGGCTAGTATCCGACGCCGAGTTGCGTCCGAATCGCCGCGTCGTTCTCCAGTTCATCTACGAACACGACTGCGAAGTCCTCCATCGAGATGTGGCTTTCATCGTCTTCGTCGACGACGAGTTGCCCGTCAGAAGTCCGGTACTCGCCGGTTCGTTCGCCCGGTTCGATACTCGCTGCGGGCGCGATGTACGACCAGTCGAGGTCGTCTGCCGCACGGATGCGTTCGAGTGCGTCGATGTGTGCCTGTGCAATCGGGACCAACTCGTCCGGGAATCCATCGGTCTCGATGAGTCTCGTGTCCGGTCCGACGCGGAGTCCACCCGCGCCGCCCGTCCAGACGAGCCGCTCGACATCCGCCGCTCGAAGCCCCTCGATGACTGCGTCCGTCATCGTCAAGAGTGATTCAGCGTCTCCTTGGGCAGGGCCGAGCGCAGAGGCGACTGCGTCGTGGTCTGCTGCGAGTTCCGCCACCGCGTCTGTGTCAGTCGCATCTCCGGAAACAGCCTCGAAGTTGGTATCGTCGATTCCGTCTATCTCACCGCTGCGAGAGACGCCAGTCACCGTGTGGCCGCGGTCGAGTAGTTCTGCTGCGATTCGTCGTCCGATTCGGCCGCTTGCACCGAGTAGTAGTACGTTCATTGTTGGTTGGGGCTGTGTGGGTAGTGTGGCTGTGCGTTGGTTGGGACTGTGTACCGGCCGGGATTCGTCACTGTCGCCGAACCGCTTGCGAGTGAGTGGTCATATTTTCACACCAGGTGTTGGAGCGTGATTTTGATATAGGTTTGCGAACGTAGGGATGACCAAGTCACGCTGATGTCACCGCAACAGAACCTCGAAGAAAAATATTCGAACTGCCCGGTTATCAAGACGCTCGAAGAGGTCGGCTCACGGTGGCGGATGACGGTTATCCACGTCCTCCGCGAGGGAGACCTCCGGTTCAACGAACTCAAACGAGCGACGAACGCGAACTCACAGACGCTCTCGCGCGTGCTGGATGACCTTCAGGAGATGGGGTACGTCGAACGAGAAGTCGAGGAGGGGAGTCCCGTGGCGGTCTACTACTCACTCACACTGAAGGGTGAAGAGCTGCTTCCCGCATTCGATGATATCCGCGAGTGGGGAGAGAAGTGGATGAAGACCGAGTGACAGAGACGGAACGAGGGAGAGTCAGAGTATCCACTCGTGACTGGGGATGTCGGATGTCACTGGCTAGTCCCGTCTCAATAGGCCAGTTCGCGGCGGAAGCCGCGCTCTTTAGCCCAAAAAGAGGTCCACGAAGTTTCCGCTGGACCGACCGCTGTAGAGTTCCGAGTAGCCGCAGTTGGCACACGAGACGACGGTGAACTGGCGGTTCTGAATGTCGAAAAATTTCGAGAGACCGGACCCGGTGGTTGCGATGGAGTCCATCTCAGTCTCGGAGTGACCGCATTTTGGGCAGCCATCACGGTCGCTGTCTGGTGGAGGGCTCATGGTAGATTGTGGGTACCCACAGGATAAAAATCCACTCCAATTGTCATTTACGAAACGATTACCGCTCCCGAACCAGTAACTGACGATATGGCAATTGGTGTCGTATTTATCTTCGTTCTCTTGTTGAGCGTCGGCGGGATGTTCGTTCTCTATCACGCTATCCAACGCGAGACGCGCGACCTGCCTCGGATGAGTCGAGAGGAAGCGGAACGAAAAGCTCGCGACGAAGCGTACCGAAACGACGGGCCGTAATCAGAAGCCTTACCCGCGTCAGTCGATTCTGGTGTAGTAGCGGGATGGGATAGCCAGGAGATTCCGCCGGGCTCATAACCCGGAGATCGGTAGTTCAAATCTACCTCCCGCTATGATTTTGCCGACCTCAACTCCTGAGCGCCGAGGCTCGTCTCGGCGCGACCCATCGAGGTCGGTCACATAGCTCAGGAGATTTGAACCAGCGAGCGTTAGCGACCGAGGTTCAAATCTACCTCCCGCTATGCTCCTGAAAACGCCAGTAGACGGTTCCGACCGAGTCGCCGTCGCCGACAACGAGTTGATGACTACTAGACGACGTCGCCGCGGACCGACGTTCCGGTCTGTTCGGCCCGGTAGGCACGCATCGCATCGACGGCCGTGTCGGCCTCGTCGCCCTCCAATCCGAGCATCTCCAGCGCGCCGCTGAGCGTCGGGAAGGCGAACTCGCTCTGTCGGAGTTTCTCCATCGCGTCCGGCGAGCGCTGGCCGTCGGCGTAGAGACAGACGCCCCGCGGGTCGAGAATCTGCTCGTACGCCTCGCGGGTGACCGCGCCTTTCAGCCGCTGGGTGACGTTGTCCTCGAAGGAGGCGTTGCAGACTTCGAGGTGGACGGGTTCGTCGTCGTCCGGAAGCAGGTGGGCGGCGAGGCATTTCTCGGGAGCGGCGTAGCCGTTCGCGTTCGCGCGAAGCAAGTTGGGATGTTCGCGTGCCCACTCGGCGCGGACGCTCTTGCCGACGCCTTTCACACCGTGCGACTGCTCGAACTCCTCGGCTGCGTCCGGGTCGCCCCGAAGGAGGATGTCTTTCGTCACGTACACGTCGAGTCGGTCGAGCGGGTCGAGGCCGAGGGCGACGTCGCCGTAGACCCACACCTCCCGAATCGGGACGGGAAGCGTCTCGGATTCCACGGCATCGACAATTTCTTCGACGCGGTCGAGGGCGGCGTCTCGCTCCATCGCCTGTTTCTGAGGGGCGGAGAGGCAAACCGGTTTCGCGTCGGTCACGACACATTAGATACGTCCGCTCCGAGGCGAAACCCGTATCCCTCCTGCCAAGCAAGCGACCGGCAATGGAGTGCGACAAGTGCAGTCGCGACGCGGTCATGCACGCGGCCTATTCCGGGGCACATCTCTGCGAAGACCACTTCTGTGCCTCGGTCGAGAAACGCGTGCGACGCCGCATCCGCGAGGACAACATGCTTCCCCGAGACGCGACGCCAGACAATCCCCAGACGTGGGTCATCGGACTCTCCGGCGGGAAAGACAGCGTCGTTCTCACGCAGATTCTCGACGACACCTTCGGCCGCGACCCGCGAATCGAACTCGTCGCGTTGACCATCCACGAGGGAATCGAAGGCTACCGCGACAAGTCCGTCGACGCTTGCGTCGAACTCGCTGCGGACCTCGATATCCACCACGAACTGGTCACGTACGAAGACGAGTTCGGCGTCCAGATGGACGACGTGGTGGAGAAAGACCCCGAGAACATGGCCGCGTGTGCCTACTGTGGCGTCTTCCGGCGCGACCTCTTAGAGCGCTTTGCCGACGAACTCGGCGCGGACAAGCTCTTGACCGGGCATAACCTCGACGACGAGGCCCAGACGGCGCTCATGAACTTCTTCGAAGGTGACCTCAAACAGGTCGCAAAGCATTACGACGCCAGTATCGGCGACTTCGAGAAGCGCCGCGACGCAGGCGAGTTCATCCCGCGAGCAAAGCCGCTCCGCGACGTTCCCGAAAAAGAAATCGCACTCTACGCACACCTGAAGGACCTCCCCGCGCACATCACCGAGTGCCCGCACTCCTCGGAGGCGTACCGCGGCGAGATTCAGCAACTCCTGTTGAAACTCGAAGAGAACCACCCCGGAACGCGGCACTCCATCATGGCGGGCTACGAGGAGTTGGCCGAGATGACCGCCCGAGAGTACCGCGGGGAAGGCCGAGTCGACCTCAACGACTGCGAACGCTGCGGGTCGAAGACCGCCGGCGACGTGTGCCGGAAGTGCCGTCTCATCGAGTCGATAGAGGCCGTCTGACGACCGCCGACAGGCGGAACAGACCGGCTGTCTCGGAGTCATACGGAACGCAGCGATTTTCCGAATGACGAGACGCCTCTACCGTCTCGAACCGCTCGACTCGATGCGGTTCTCGTGCTTTTCCCTTCGTTTTCGCTCTGGTGACTGTAAGCAACGGTTAGGTATCTATCGGGGTCGTGTGGTCGCGCTACCCGTGCGGGTACCACGCATCGCCGCCGCGGGGTTATGATTCCCATCGCACATCCATAGAACGACAATGCAACAGCGACGGAGACAGTTTCTCAGACTCGCCGGAGTCGGTCTCACGGCATCATTTGCTGGCTGTGCGGCCAGCGAAGGTGAGGGCGCGGAAACGACGACAGAAGAGACGGCAACGGCTACACCGACACCATCGACGGATGGCGACCAACCACCGGGCGCGGACGTACTCGGCGGTCCAAACAATTTGCAGTCGGAAGTGTCAGTTCGGGCGGCAACGCTCGACGCCGACCAAGGGGCGGGCCAGTTCGTCTTCACGCCCGCCGTCGTCTGGGTGGAGTCAGGGACCACCGTCTCGTGGAGCATCGAAGGGATGGCCCACTCGGTGACGGCCTACCACGAGGACAACGACAAGCCGCACCGCGTTCCCGAGGGTGCGGCGGCGTTCGACTCGGGGACGCTCGAAGCGGGAAAGACGTTCGAACACACCTTCGAGACGCCGGGCGTCCACAACTATTACTGCACGCCACACGTGGGACTGGGGATGGTTGGTCTGGTCGTTGTCGATGCACCACAGGGTGGTCCGGGGACGACAGACCCCGCTTCGGACCTCTCGGGCGCGGCGGCCGAACACCTCTCGATGCAATTGAACGCGGCGGGTATCGACGGAGGTAGCGGCGAGGCGGCCGCGGGCTATTCGTGGACCGACGCGACGTGGGACTCGTACTGGTACTCGCTGTACAACATGAGCACCAACATCGCCATGAGCGGCAACGGGGTGTTGTTCCCGCACAACGAGGAGCAACAGCAGGCGTTCGACAAGCGAGTCCCGGCGATGCTGAAACACGCCGACGCGGACAAACCGCCGGTGAAAAAGCCGAATCTGAACATGGCTCCGTTCACGACGGGCGACCCACACTTCACGCAGAAGCCCGTCTTACAGGGTGAAGACGGACGACCCGACGCCTCGACGCTCACGTGGGACCTCTCGAAGTCTTCGAAGGTCGTCAGCCCAGCGTCGGTGGCGTGGACCCATCTGAAGGGCGTCACGTGGGCGAAGAACTTCGAGACGCACTTCGAGACGCTCCCGCCGAAGATTGCGGCGAAGTTCCGCGCGCAGATGCTCACGACACTGGCACAAATCGGCGTCAAGGCGACGCTCATCGCGGGTGGGCCGAAAGGGAACGGCGCGTTGACCCAGGACGACGGGAGCTTCCCGCTCGTCTCGGGGTTTAGTCCGGGGACCGGCGAAGTCGTCGATGCTGAGTCGCGTCCGAACCAACACGCGGCAATGTTGTGGTATCTCTCGAACCTCAACAGTCTCGCACAGAACGGTTGGTTCGGGTACGTGAATCCCGAACCACTCATCCCCGCGAAGAAGATTCAGGCGCTCACCGACGGGATGGCGAAAGCGACGATGCAGGCGTTCGACTCCGAGACGATTCTTTCGGCGGGGACGACACGTGACATCGGCGTGATGCTCGGCGGCGTCGGCTGGTACGGGACGCAGGCAGGGTCAGACGAAATGCAGCAGTCTGCCGTCGAGTACGCAAACTCGCTTGTATCGGCCATCGAAGACAACCACGCCGGGAACGGCCGCATCGAGAACGGGGCCGAGAACGACGCCGCCACACAGGGTGTCGTCGCACAGGGTCTC
It includes:
- a CDS encoding endonuclease/exonuclease/phosphatase family protein — protein: MSQVHDTHSRWTRRTVLRRAAAVPLTAAVAGTARAESSVNARVATLNLGLGVSLAPFLSTDDETERRHVVGNLYESVEASNVSRRMAVLAEELVAVEADVIALQEAALVSAADEGTVDFLDELTAALNDGNSDYRVAAVSETTVVSLPGIIDEEQTTVSLHDRDAILVREGIEATELQGGTFESTLEVSLGDEDDESIQISRGFAAVTVSISDGSAFTLASTHLERASQSVRTEQATELTNWAEARDGPLALAGDMNATPGDEPYEGIAAAFEPVTSDVGPTCCWSGDLTSGELTRTVDHVFVRGLEASEPARFAYSEDVRIETSGGDRWPSDHAGVVVAIEASTSETASPKATSTETTTGRPSPKQSQTSTVTASTSTSAPGFGLLAAMFALAAAAVRARRSD
- a CDS encoding class I SAM-dependent methyltransferase, whose product is MWDDSRTALTDLDLDGRDRILDVGCGTGEFSRVLSESSTAEVVGVDADTDLLSVAAERPRIEVVTGDATRLPFAEDSFDLVVCQALLVNLPDPAAALSEFARVSSDLVATVEPDNAAVGVDSTVDSEVPLERRVRDAFLDGVRTDVALGERVTDLFSDTGLSVLGTRRYHHRKLVEPPYDEYDVRSAAQKATGEGLDRHEADLRRGLSGDDSYESVRREWRQMGREVVQQIRDGEYRRAEVVPFDVTTGRV
- a CDS encoding NAD(P)-dependent oxidoreductase, encoding MNVLLLGASGRIGRRIAAELLDRGHTVTGVSRSGEIDGIDDTNFEAVSGDATDTDAVAELAADHDAVASALGPAQGDAESLLTMTDAVIEGLRAADVERLVWTGGAGGLRVGPDTRLIETDGFPDELVPIAQAHIDALERIRAADDLDWSYIAPAASIEPGERTGEYRTSDGQLVVDEDDESHISMEDFAVVFVDELENDAAIRTQLGVGY
- a CDS encoding winged helix-turn-helix transcriptional regulator — its product is MSPQQNLEEKYSNCPVIKTLEEVGSRWRMTVIHVLREGDLRFNELKRATNANSQTLSRVLDDLQEMGYVEREVEEGSPVAVYYSLTLKGEELLPAFDDIREWGEKWMKTE
- a CDS encoding zinc ribbon domain-containing protein; amino-acid sequence: MSPPPDSDRDGCPKCGHSETEMDSIATTGSGLSKFFDIQNRQFTVVSCANCGYSELYSGRSSGNFVDLFLG
- a CDS encoding DUF7095 family protein; translation: MERDAALDRVEEIVDAVESETLPVPIREVWVYGDVALGLDPLDRLDVYVTKDILLRGDPDAAEEFEQSHGVKGVGKSVRAEWAREHPNLLRANANGYAAPEKCLAAHLLPDDDEPVHLEVCNASFEDNVTQRLKGAVTREAYEQILDPRGVCLYADGQRSPDAMEKLRQSEFAFPTLSGALEMLGLEGDEADTAVDAMRAYRAEQTGTSVRGDVV
- the ncsA gene encoding tRNA 2-thiolation protein NcsA, with the translated sequence MECDKCSRDAVMHAAYSGAHLCEDHFCASVEKRVRRRIREDNMLPRDATPDNPQTWVIGLSGGKDSVVLTQILDDTFGRDPRIELVALTIHEGIEGYRDKSVDACVELAADLDIHHELVTYEDEFGVQMDDVVEKDPENMAACAYCGVFRRDLLERFADELGADKLLTGHNLDDEAQTALMNFFEGDLKQVAKHYDASIGDFEKRRDAGEFIPRAKPLRDVPEKEIALYAHLKDLPAHITECPHSSEAYRGEIQQLLLKLEENHPGTRHSIMAGYEELAEMTAREYRGEGRVDLNDCERCGSKTAGDVCRKCRLIESIEAV
- a CDS encoding plastocyanin/azurin family copper-binding protein; translation: MQQRRRQFLRLAGVGLTASFAGCAASEGEGAETTTEETATATPTPSTDGDQPPGADVLGGPNNLQSEVSVRAATLDADQGAGQFVFTPAVVWVESGTTVSWSIEGMAHSVTAYHEDNDKPHRVPEGAAAFDSGTLEAGKTFEHTFETPGVHNYYCTPHVGLGMVGLVVVDAPQGGPGTTDPASDLSGAAAEHLSMQLNAAGIDGGSGEAAAGYSWTDATWDSYWYSLYNMSTNIAMSGNGVLFPHNEEQQQAFDKRVPAMLKHADADKPPVKKPNLNMAPFTTGDPHFTQKPVLQGEDGRPDASTLTWDLSKSSKVVSPASVAWTHLKGVTWAKNFETHFETLPPKIAAKFRAQMLTTLAQIGVKATLIAGGPKGNGALTQDDGSFPLVSGFSPGTGEVVDAESRPNQHAAMLWYLSNLNSLAQNGWFGYVNPEPLIPAKKIQALTDGMAKATMQAFDSETILSAGTTRDIGVMLGGVGWYGTQAGSDEMQQSAVEYANSLVSAIEDNHAGNGRIENGAENDAATQGVVAQGLLWADQLSGVNTRELATPVVGYLLDELWDDDAGTFASSPDATTYHITSRDAGDTTGGLNAADVLLDVDVQETYARYFNQTFNRGRLQRAERPQSRDTNAEHTLPLPPAAGDEFGQAAVYNDAVEYDTESDAWSVVDDGFTTADALYLSNQEIWISHWGGDFYHGRGVPGRSETPP